One genomic segment of Streptomyces niveus includes these proteins:
- a CDS encoding UbiA family prenyltransferase gives MDAEVDPGTNTREAGTGSAPTPCRTPRRAPRPGALARALALSCHPGPVVAVTTLTLALAVTAGHGAGRCLLLTAAVLTGQLSVGWCNDAYDARRDIATGRRDKPVAAGTVGEGTVWAGAFGALALCVPLSLACGALAGTAHLIAVAAAWAYNLRLKATPLSWLPYAIGFAGLPALVSLSLPGSPWPAWWAACAGALLGVGAHLADVLPDIRADLANGVRGLPHRLGAAGTRLLLPVPLVAASVVLTLGPQGRPGMGAVLVPLAAGSIAVTGLVLGRRREKAPFVGAVAVAALDVGLLMAHGTGVT, from the coding sequence GTGGACGCCGAAGTGGACCCGGGGACGAATACGCGCGAGGCGGGGACCGGTTCCGCCCCGACCCCGTGCCGGACCCCGCGCCGCGCGCCACGACCGGGCGCGCTCGCAAGGGCCCTGGCGCTGTCCTGCCACCCCGGACCGGTGGTCGCCGTCACCACGCTCACCCTCGCGCTCGCCGTCACCGCGGGCCACGGAGCGGGCCGTTGTCTGCTGCTCACAGCCGCGGTGCTGACCGGTCAGCTCTCCGTGGGCTGGTGCAACGACGCGTACGACGCCCGGCGCGACATCGCCACCGGCCGCCGCGACAAGCCCGTCGCCGCCGGGACGGTCGGTGAAGGGACGGTATGGGCCGGGGCGTTCGGCGCGCTGGCGCTCTGCGTGCCTCTCTCGCTGGCCTGCGGCGCGCTCGCCGGCACCGCGCATCTGATCGCGGTCGCCGCGGCCTGGGCGTACAACCTGCGGCTGAAGGCCACCCCGCTGTCCTGGCTGCCGTACGCGATCGGATTCGCCGGTCTGCCCGCGCTCGTCTCACTGAGCCTGCCGGGCAGCCCCTGGCCGGCCTGGTGGGCCGCCTGCGCGGGCGCGCTGCTCGGCGTGGGGGCGCACCTCGCGGATGTCCTGCCCGACATCCGGGCCGATCTGGCCAACGGTGTACGTGGGCTCCCGCACCGGCTCGGCGCCGCCGGCACCCGGTTGCTGCTCCCCGTCCCGCTGGTCGCGGCGTCGGTGGTGCTGACGCTGGGCCCGCAGGGCCGTCCGGGCATGGGCGCCGTACTCGTCCCGCTGGCCGCCGGGTCGATCGCCGTCACGGGCCTGGTGCTCGGCCGCCGCCGGGAGAAGGCGCCCTTCGTCGGGGCGGTGGCCGTGGCCGCGTTGGACGTCGGGCTGCTGATGGCACACGGAACCGGTGTCACCTGA
- a CDS encoding RICIN domain-containing protein — protein MQDPRTSRTTPLPPAGRPEPRSEGSDADLVAALRTRDSDEEDHATALLLARHWQALLDYAEIRSPSADAAATLATAAFGKVLDALRRSGPVPALRPQFLMTARHTAAVWAAEGQKADSVWGHHGPPAAAVPGGSEETEPPENRRLAFHSFQAMPASTRCLLWHTQVEAEPITVPAGLLGIDPESALAELRHAHELFRSGCVRAHIQLAPDKECRHYNRLLDVSLRRGGALLPDIQQHLAVCDHCGYATEQFVHFEGRAAVLLAEALLGPHAGRYLDSRPGRRGAASAAGGSGVRRGGRHSLGGRPRVLPRVTVIGRRVMTTPGRPRTVLLSGLGLMTVGLLAVTVSSLTADDGGGEAMGPAAPIGSESGTVSPDPGSQGVSGPGQEPPTGSAGLPPGALRTALRSADADLCLDLRDTRPRAGSEATLAICSSSAQTQQWLYEEDGLLRNGAESELCLNSHTVDGSLVLWPCTDSAAPNAADVRYDLTVQGHVIPRWDDSLAVVPTAPTAGTSVVSKIRDESTLQNWSTDTAPDSPKSLPVVGEGRATAPPVGSTSVRRNTIRSTGPTESAESADPTGKGRGRHAGARECGPSERGQGGNGGGRHRGRADNDVRGQAGDLGGEQGRQGQQNCDDGRDDG, from the coding sequence GTGCAGGATCCTCGTACGTCCAGAACCACCCCGCTCCCTCCGGCCGGCCGGCCGGAACCCCGCTCCGAAGGCTCGGACGCGGATCTCGTCGCCGCGCTGAGGACCCGCGACAGCGACGAAGAGGACCACGCCACCGCGCTGTTGCTCGCCCGGCACTGGCAGGCCCTGCTCGACTACGCCGAGATCCGCTCCCCCTCCGCGGACGCCGCCGCCACGCTCGCCACCGCCGCCTTCGGCAAGGTCCTGGACGCCCTGCGCCGCTCCGGTCCCGTCCCGGCCCTGCGGCCCCAATTCCTTATGACGGCGCGTCATACAGCCGCCGTCTGGGCGGCCGAGGGACAAAAGGCCGACTCGGTATGGGGGCATCACGGACCGCCCGCGGCCGCCGTCCCGGGCGGCTCCGAGGAGACGGAACCCCCGGAGAATCGGCGCCTCGCCTTCCACTCGTTCCAGGCAATGCCCGCATCCACGCGCTGCCTGCTCTGGCATACCCAGGTCGAGGCGGAACCCATAACCGTACCGGCCGGTCTGCTCGGCATTGATCCGGAAAGCGCGCTCGCCGAACTGCGGCACGCACATGAACTCTTCCGGTCCGGCTGTGTACGCGCGCATATCCAACTCGCGCCGGACAAGGAATGCCGCCACTACAACCGGCTGCTTGACGTGTCACTGCGCCGCGGCGGTGCTTTGCTCCCGGACATCCAGCAGCATCTGGCGGTCTGCGACCACTGCGGTTACGCCACCGAGCAGTTCGTCCACTTCGAGGGCCGGGCGGCCGTGCTGCTCGCCGAGGCGCTGCTCGGTCCGCACGCCGGGCGCTATCTCGACTCACGGCCGGGTCGGCGCGGCGCCGCGTCGGCGGCGGGAGGCTCGGGCGTACGCCGCGGCGGGCGCCACTCACTGGGCGGACGCCCGCGCGTCCTGCCCCGCGTCACGGTGATCGGCAGGCGCGTGATGACCACCCCCGGCAGACCGAGGACCGTGCTGCTCAGTGGCCTCGGGCTCATGACCGTCGGCCTGCTCGCCGTGACCGTCTCCAGCCTCACCGCGGACGACGGCGGCGGCGAGGCGATGGGCCCGGCCGCGCCCATCGGCTCGGAGAGCGGCACGGTCTCCCCCGATCCGGGATCGCAGGGTGTCTCGGGCCCCGGCCAGGAGCCGCCGACCGGCTCGGCCGGACTCCCGCCGGGCGCCCTGCGCACGGCGCTGCGCAGCGCGGACGCCGATCTCTGCCTCGACCTGCGGGACACCCGTCCCAGAGCCGGGTCCGAGGCGACGCTGGCGATCTGCTCGTCGTCCGCGCAGACCCAGCAGTGGCTCTACGAGGAGGACGGTCTGCTGCGCAACGGCGCCGAGAGCGAACTCTGCCTCAACTCTCATACGGTCGACGGCTCCCTCGTCCTGTGGCCGTGCACCGATTCCGCCGCCCCGAACGCCGCCGACGTGCGCTACGACCTGACGGTCCAGGGGCATGTGATCCCCCGGTGGGACGATTCGCTGGCCGTCGTGCCCACGGCTCCCACGGCGGGTACGTCCGTCGTGTCGAAGATCCGCGACGAGTCCACACTCCAGAACTGGTCGACCGACACCGCGCCGGACAGCCCCAAGTCCCTGCCGGTCGTGGGCGAGGGCCGGGCGACCGCCCCGCCCGTGGGGTCGACGTCCGTACGCCGGAACACGATCAGGTCGACGGGTCCGACCGAGTCCGCGGAGTCCGCTGACCCTACGGGGAAGGGCCGCGGACGCCATGCCGGCGCACGCGAGTGCGGGCCGTCCGAACGCGGGCAGGGCGGCAACGGGGGCGGACGCCACCGCGGTCGCGCGGACAACGATGTCCGGGGTCAGGCCGGTGACTTGGGCGGCGAGCAGGGCCGGCAGGGGCAGCAGAACTGCGACGACGGCCGGGACGACGGCTGA
- a CDS encoding type III polyketide synthase, giving the protein MTRIAAVHGVLAPYRNTQSEITDMVARTCLPAGADRRVLDRLHGSAGVRSRHMALPLDDYAKIDGFGAANDVFIEVAGDLGAEAVRGALRTAGLGPEDVDLLLFTSVTGVAAPSVDARLVGRLGLRPDVKRVPVFGLGCVAGAAGIARVHDYLRGWPEQVAVLLSVELCSLTFQRGDASMANLVASGLFGDGAAALVAVGERFPATSGGSGGSGTSGVRVPAVGGPSVVATRSRMYPDTGHVMGWAITGSGFQVVLDPSVPDLVRRVLADDVRAFLAEHGLTPDDITGWVCHPGGPKVLEAVSDALALPEGALDVTWRSLSEVGNLSSSSVLHVLRDTLAGPAPEPGSPGLMIAMGPGFCCELVLIRW; this is encoded by the coding sequence ATGACCCGAATCGCCGCCGTGCACGGCGTCCTGGCTCCGTACCGCAACACCCAGTCCGAGATCACCGACATGGTGGCGCGTACCTGTCTGCCGGCCGGGGCCGACCGGCGCGTCCTGGACCGGCTGCACGGGAGCGCGGGGGTCCGCTCGCGCCATATGGCTCTGCCACTGGACGACTACGCCAAGATCGACGGGTTCGGCGCCGCCAACGACGTCTTCATCGAGGTCGCGGGTGATCTGGGGGCCGAGGCGGTGCGTGGCGCGCTCCGTACGGCGGGACTGGGGCCCGAGGACGTGGATCTGCTGCTGTTCACCTCCGTCACCGGGGTGGCCGCCCCTTCCGTGGACGCGCGTCTCGTCGGACGGCTCGGGCTGCGCCCGGATGTGAAACGGGTGCCCGTCTTCGGTCTCGGCTGTGTCGCGGGAGCGGCGGGCATCGCGCGGGTCCACGACTATCTGCGCGGCTGGCCCGAGCAGGTGGCCGTGCTGCTGTCGGTCGAACTGTGCTCGCTCACCTTCCAGCGCGGCGACGCGTCGATGGCGAATCTGGTGGCGAGCGGGCTGTTCGGCGACGGGGCGGCGGCTCTCGTGGCGGTGGGCGAGCGTTTTCCCGCGACATCCGGCGGGTCGGGCGGGTCGGGAACATCGGGGGTCAGAGTTCCGGCGGTGGGCGGTCCCTCGGTCGTCGCCACGCGCAGCAGGATGTACCCGGACACCGGCCATGTCATGGGCTGGGCCATCACGGGCTCAGGCTTCCAGGTCGTCCTCGATCCGTCGGTGCCCGACCTCGTCCGCCGCGTTCTCGCCGACGACGTACGCGCGTTCCTCGCGGAGCACGGTCTGACGCCCGACGACATCACCGGGTGGGTCTGCCACCCGGGCGGCCCGAAGGTGCTGGAGGCGGTGAGCGATGCGCTCGCCCTGCCCGAGGGCGCCCTCGACGTCACCTGGCGCTCGCTGTCCGAGGTGGGGAACCTGTCGTCGTCATCGGTCCTGCACGTGCTGCGGGACACCCTCGCCGGGCCCGCCCCGGAGCCGGGCAGTCCCGGCCTGATGATCGCGATGGGCCCCGGTTTCTGCTGCGAACTCGTACTGATCCGCTGGTGA